In Micromonospora sp. LH3U1, one genomic interval encodes:
- a CDS encoding response regulator transcription factor → MTVEPPHRGLVLVVEDEPAIADLVRLYLTRDGFGVHLERDGDAGLSAARRLRPVACVLDISLPGLPGTEICRRLREDGDWTPVIFLTARDDEVDRIVGLELGADDYVTKPFSPRELVARVRAVLRRSAGGPEGADRPRVVGPVTLDPARRTVTAAGVPVQLTSTEFDLLAHLMARPGRVFSREELLAGVWGYAAHAGTRTVDVHIAQVRAKLGSTSVIRTHRGVGYAVDA, encoded by the coding sequence GTGACCGTCGAACCGCCGCACCGCGGGCTCGTCCTCGTGGTCGAGGACGAGCCGGCCATCGCCGACCTGGTCCGGTTGTACCTGACCCGTGACGGGTTCGGCGTCCACCTGGAACGGGACGGTGACGCTGGCCTGAGCGCCGCCCGCCGGCTGCGCCCGGTGGCCTGCGTCCTGGACATCTCGCTGCCGGGCCTGCCCGGCACCGAGATCTGCCGCCGGCTGCGCGAGGACGGTGACTGGACCCCGGTCATCTTCCTCACCGCCCGGGACGACGAGGTGGATCGGATCGTCGGCCTGGAGTTGGGCGCCGACGACTACGTCACCAAGCCGTTCAGTCCACGGGAACTGGTCGCCCGGGTACGCGCGGTGCTGCGCCGTTCCGCCGGCGGCCCGGAGGGCGCGGACCGGCCGCGCGTCGTCGGCCCGGTGACGCTCGACCCGGCTCGTCGGACGGTTACCGCCGCAGGCGTCCCGGTGCAGCTCACCTCCACCGAGTTCGACCTGCTGGCCCACCTGATGGCCCGGCCGGGCCGGGTCTTCAGCCGGGAGGAGTTGCTGGCCGGGGTCTGGGGCTACGCGGCGCACGCCGGCACTCGCACCGTGGACGTGCACATCGCCCAGGTGCGGGCGAAGCTGGGCTCGACCAGCGTGATCCGGACCCACCGCGGCGTGGGGTACGCGGTCGATGCCTGA
- a CDS encoding ATP-binding protein translates to MALPVVGTRPPPTPRRSRFGRTLTARAVLVTCAVALVSVLVTAIVAVPLAIRGAERSDQKALSAQARLAAEVLRTRLDRGRSADEERLIQQLRNQGIDAYLIRRGAVDRSGLPARVVQRIEQGRNVSVRRVVNGKRALVEGRALPHGNGVVLSRPSANGLWTQVLLSLWLPLLAGLAAGVVAGLLLARRLARPIRVAATAAARLRAGDRAVRVPVEPPDEVADLAEALNGLAGALATSEGRQREFLLSVSHELRTPLTAIRGYAEALADGVLGADDTVDTGRTMLAEAQHLDRLIGDLLALARLEAADFPLEPVPVDLTQLALDAERTWSGRCAAVGVPFRVETSGQPVPAYTDPGRIRQVLDGLLENALRVVPPGSPVVLAVRPAGADPASGGVLEVRDGGPGFTDDDLAVAFERGALHQRYRGVRKVGSGLGLALAAGLVRRLGGEIAVGHAPEGGAAFTVRLPGDPYLARTSA, encoded by the coding sequence ATGGCCCTGCCGGTGGTCGGCACCCGCCCACCGCCCACACCTCGACGTAGCCGGTTCGGCCGTACGCTGACCGCCCGGGCGGTGCTGGTCACCTGCGCGGTGGCGCTGGTGTCGGTGCTGGTCACCGCGATCGTCGCGGTGCCGTTGGCGATCCGCGGCGCGGAGCGAAGCGATCAGAAGGCGCTCTCCGCGCAGGCTCGGCTCGCCGCCGAGGTGTTGCGGACCCGCCTCGACCGGGGTCGCAGCGCCGACGAGGAGCGGCTCATCCAGCAACTGCGCAACCAGGGCATCGACGCGTACCTGATCAGGCGCGGGGCGGTCGACCGGTCGGGCCTGCCGGCACGGGTGGTGCAGCGGATCGAGCAGGGCCGCAACGTGTCGGTCCGACGCGTTGTCAACGGCAAACGTGCCCTGGTCGAGGGCCGGGCGTTGCCCCACGGCAACGGGGTGGTGCTGTCCCGTCCCTCGGCGAACGGGCTGTGGACCCAGGTGCTGCTCAGCCTCTGGTTGCCGCTCCTGGCCGGGTTGGCCGCCGGTGTGGTGGCGGGGCTGCTGCTGGCCCGTCGGCTGGCCCGGCCGATCCGCGTCGCGGCCACCGCCGCCGCCCGGCTACGTGCCGGCGACCGTGCCGTCCGGGTGCCGGTCGAGCCGCCGGACGAGGTCGCCGACCTGGCCGAGGCGTTGAACGGGTTGGCCGGCGCACTGGCAACAAGCGAGGGCCGACAGCGGGAGTTCCTGCTGTCCGTCTCGCACGAACTGCGCACCCCGCTGACCGCGATCCGGGGGTACGCCGAGGCGCTCGCCGACGGGGTGCTCGGCGCGGATGACACCGTCGACACCGGCCGGACCATGCTGGCCGAGGCCCAACACCTGGACCGGCTGATCGGCGACCTGCTGGCGCTGGCCCGACTGGAGGCCGCCGACTTCCCTCTCGAACCGGTGCCGGTGGACCTGACCCAGCTGGCGCTGGACGCGGAGCGGACCTGGTCCGGCCGGTGCGCGGCCGTGGGGGTGCCGTTCCGGGTGGAGACGTCCGGTCAGCCGGTGCCCGCGTACACCGATCCGGGGCGGATCCGGCAGGTGCTGGACGGGTTGCTGGAGAACGCGCTCCGGGTCGTACCCCCGGGGTCGCCGGTGGTGCTCGCGGTCCGGCCGGCCGGCGCGGACCCGGCCTCCGGCGGTGTGTTGGAGGTCCGGGACGGCGGGCCCGGCTTCACCGACGACGACCTGGCGGTGGCGTTCGAACGCGGTGCGCTGCACCAGCGCTACCGGGGAGTGCGCAAGGTGGGCAGCGGTTTGGGTCTGGCGCTGGCCGCTGGGCTGGTCCGACGACTGGGCGGCGAGATCGCCGTAGGGCACGCACCGGAGGGCGGTGCCGCCTTCACGGTCCGGCTGCCCGGTGATCCTTACCTGGCTCGAACGTCGGCCTGA
- a CDS encoding phosphotransferase, whose product MTTIAGERAPDWSSEQWQVRARSWVDAHLSRAGRRVTGLVEPRVRPWSLVWRVPTDDGPVWFKANNPGTVHETVLIATLAQLTPERVLTPIAVDPVQGWSLLPDGGESLRDVLGRDPDLAHWERALPGYAALQLATAPRADELVALGVPDHRPEVLAGLLAELLDDRGSLLIGAEGGLSPDLYERLRAEVPSYAERCRRLADIGIPATVQHDDLHDGNVFAAGDVYRYFDWGDASVGHPFGTLLVTLRSIRYAKKLAADDARLARLRDAYLEAWTDRYDRLALVEAADLAISLGPVSRSLSWRRALDTVDESRAEYADAVPGWLEELFAANPLQPDS is encoded by the coding sequence GTGACGACGATCGCCGGTGAGCGCGCCCCCGACTGGTCCAGCGAGCAGTGGCAGGTGCGGGCCCGGTCCTGGGTCGATGCGCACCTGAGCCGAGCCGGCCGGCGGGTGACCGGGCTGGTGGAGCCCCGGGTGCGTCCCTGGTCGCTGGTGTGGCGGGTGCCCACCGACGACGGCCCGGTCTGGTTCAAGGCCAACAACCCGGGCACGGTGCACGAGACCGTCCTGATCGCGACGCTCGCCCAGCTGACGCCCGAACGGGTGCTGACACCGATCGCTGTGGACCCGGTCCAGGGCTGGTCGCTGCTGCCCGACGGCGGCGAGTCGTTGCGCGACGTGCTGGGACGAGACCCCGATCTGGCGCACTGGGAGCGGGCGCTGCCCGGGTATGCGGCGCTCCAACTGGCCACCGCACCGCGTGCCGACGAGTTGGTCGCTCTGGGCGTGCCGGACCACCGCCCCGAGGTGCTGGCCGGGCTGCTCGCCGAGCTGCTCGACGATCGCGGGTCACTGCTGATCGGTGCCGAGGGCGGGCTCAGCCCGGACCTGTACGAGCGGCTGCGGGCGGAGGTGCCGTCGTACGCCGAGCGGTGCCGCCGGCTCGCTGACATCGGCATTCCGGCCACGGTGCAACACGACGACCTGCACGACGGCAACGTCTTCGCAGCTGGGGACGTGTACCGCTATTTCGACTGGGGCGACGCCTCGGTGGGGCACCCGTTCGGCACGCTGCTGGTGACCCTGCGCTCCATCCGGTACGCCAAGAAGCTGGCAGCCGACGACGCCCGGCTGGCCCGGTTGCGCGACGCCTACCTGGAGGCGTGGACCGACCGGTACGACCGCCTGGCTCTCGTCGAGGCCGCCGACCTCGCGATCAGCCTGGGGCCGGTGAGCCGGTCACTCTCCTGGCGTCGCGCCCTGGACACCGTCGACGAGTCCCGCGCCGAGTACGCCGACGCGGTTCCCGGCTGGCTGGAGGAGTTGTTCGCCGCCAACCCCCTCCAGCCCGACTCCTGA
- a CDS encoding thiolase family protein, with product MSDAVIVGAVRTPVGRRKGSLASVHPVDLSAHVLRALAERTGLDPEQVDDVYWGCVSQVGEQSWNIARNGVLAAGWPETVPGTTLDRQCGSSQQALHFAAATVLSGQADLVVAGGVESMTRVPMGSSVAGGMPFSDQLRARYRGVEGFADDAPLPFNQGVGAELIAERWRLSRTQLDEFALASHEKAAAAQDAGAFDPELTPVPLADGGKFAADEGIRRETSLEKLGELATPFRADGVVTAGSASQISDGAAALAVTTSEWASRHGLRPLARIHTAVVAADDPVTMLTAPIPATAKALRRAGLGIEEIGVYEVNEAFAPVPLAWLAETEADPERLNPRGGAIALGHPLGGSGARIMTTMLQHMRDNGIRYGLQTMCEGGGMANATIVELL from the coding sequence ATGAGTGACGCGGTCATCGTCGGCGCGGTACGAACCCCGGTCGGGCGGCGCAAGGGCAGCCTCGCCAGCGTCCACCCGGTCGATCTCTCGGCGCACGTGCTGCGCGCCCTCGCCGAGCGCACCGGCCTCGACCCGGAGCAGGTCGACGACGTCTACTGGGGCTGCGTGTCCCAGGTCGGCGAGCAATCGTGGAACATCGCCCGCAACGGCGTGCTCGCCGCCGGCTGGCCCGAGACGGTGCCCGGAACGACGCTGGACCGGCAGTGCGGTTCCAGCCAGCAGGCACTGCACTTCGCCGCCGCGACGGTGCTCTCCGGCCAGGCCGACCTGGTGGTCGCCGGTGGGGTGGAGTCGATGACCCGGGTGCCGATGGGCTCCAGTGTGGCTGGCGGCATGCCCTTCAGCGACCAGCTGCGCGCCCGCTACCGGGGCGTCGAGGGCTTCGCCGACGACGCGCCGCTGCCGTTCAATCAGGGGGTCGGGGCCGAGCTGATCGCCGAGCGGTGGCGCCTTTCGCGTACGCAGCTCGACGAGTTCGCGCTGGCCAGCCACGAGAAGGCCGCCGCCGCGCAGGACGCCGGCGCGTTCGACCCGGAGCTGACGCCGGTGCCACTGGCCGATGGTGGCAAGTTCGCCGCCGACGAGGGCATCCGCCGGGAGACCTCCCTGGAAAAGCTTGGTGAGCTGGCCACCCCGTTCCGCGCCGACGGTGTGGTGACCGCAGGGTCCGCGTCCCAGATCTCCGACGGGGCAGCGGCTCTCGCGGTGACCACCTCCGAATGGGCCAGCCGGCACGGCCTTCGGCCGCTTGCCCGCATCCACACCGCCGTGGTCGCCGCCGACGACCCGGTCACCATGCTCACCGCGCCCATCCCGGCCACCGCGAAGGCGCTGCGCCGCGCGGGGCTGGGCATCGAGGAGATCGGGGTGTACGAGGTGAACGAGGCGTTCGCCCCGGTGCCGCTGGCCTGGCTGGCGGAGACCGAGGCGGACCCGGAGCGGCTCAACCCGCGCGGTGGGGCGATCGCCCTCGGTCACCCGCTCGGTGGCTCCGGTGCCCGGATCATGACGACGATGCTCCAGCACATGCGGGACAACGGCATCCGCTACGGTCTGCAGACCATGTGCGAGGGCGGCGGCATGGCCAACGCCACCATCGTCGAGCTGCTCTGA
- a CDS encoding PH domain-containing protein, whose product MDETSPVRQWRVPASLPAAKLAGAVLLVALGLLFADGDPVRLALAVLAAALLAGWALRDLVVPVRLAVDAAGLTVVHGFASRRLLPWSAVEAIAVDRRPRLGLASETLEIDAGNSLHLFGRYDLGATPEEVAAALRAARPNPAG is encoded by the coding sequence GTGGATGAGACCTCCCCCGTACGGCAGTGGCGGGTGCCGGCAAGCCTGCCCGCCGCGAAGCTGGCCGGCGCGGTCCTGCTGGTCGCGCTCGGGCTGCTCTTCGCCGACGGCGACCCGGTCCGCCTGGCTCTGGCCGTCCTGGCCGCCGCACTGCTGGCCGGCTGGGCGCTACGCGATCTGGTCGTGCCCGTCCGGTTGGCGGTGGACGCCGCAGGGCTCACCGTCGTCCACGGATTCGCGAGCCGGCGGCTGCTGCCCTGGTCGGCGGTCGAGGCGATCGCCGTGGACCGTCGGCCACGGTTGGGGCTGGCCAGCGAAACCCTGGAAATCGACGCGGGCAACTCACTGCACCTGTTCGGGCGGTACGACCTGGGCGCCACCCCGGAGGAGGTGGCCGCCGCGCTGCGTGCCGCCCGCCCGAACCCGGCCGGATAG
- a CDS encoding ricin-type beta-trefoil lectin domain protein: MPAIPARPERATRRRAITIVVAVAALVLPMLAGPAAPASAADRPTVQPLPANLEAIRAAEATTLYGSPQIRPIDQRRTALITMGDSQISGEGVGNYVPGTHQDGNWCDRSYDQAVFRTGIPSDARYNIACSGATPWNLIAGGPTQHNELNQGDYLGIKARNTHVKLIWVVVGANGDGTIQFGPVATDCAISRVFLQGNCYPTYTDQWTIRTDGSRRAVADALTDIRQTMTKAGYLRSDYELVLMSYPSPASPDVEDNPNFPGWYSGGCLLYLADAAFARNKAVPMFETALRAAATQTGTRYLDASRLFQGHEVCTDNTSVRGLNIEIGIWNENAARQSFHPNARGHGMFAQCITQFWNSGQNQATCVDPASTGSGVLYSGLMQFKQLRNLATNTCVDGKGYDSRNGTNQQSYGCHGGRNQGFWYDSTRRSLHSELSHDRCLDVAGGSMTSGTAVNIYDCNGTPAQQFTFVGNQIKPASASALCVAFDNPSSGTPRLRLATCSTSTRQQFSFEARTASNPVGYGHDDFIGSRVY; encoded by the coding sequence ATGCCTGCAATCCCCGCCAGGCCCGAACGCGCGACCCGACGACGGGCCATCACCATCGTCGTCGCCGTCGCCGCTCTCGTCCTACCGATGCTCGCCGGACCCGCCGCCCCCGCCAGCGCCGCCGACCGTCCAACCGTTCAACCACTCCCCGCCAACCTTGAGGCCATCCGGGCCGCCGAAGCCACCACCCTCTACGGCAGCCCGCAGATCCGCCCGATCGACCAACGCCGCACCGCGCTCATCACCATGGGTGACAGCCAGATCTCCGGGGAGGGGGTCGGCAACTACGTGCCCGGCACCCACCAGGACGGCAACTGGTGCGACCGCTCGTACGACCAGGCGGTGTTCCGCACCGGCATCCCGTCGGACGCGCGGTACAACATCGCCTGCTCCGGTGCCACCCCATGGAACCTGATCGCCGGTGGTCCCACCCAGCACAATGAGCTCAACCAGGGCGACTACCTGGGGATCAAGGCCCGCAACACGCACGTGAAGCTGATCTGGGTGGTGGTCGGCGCGAACGGCGACGGCACCATCCAGTTCGGACCGGTCGCCACCGACTGCGCGATCAGTCGGGTCTTCCTCCAGGGCAACTGCTACCCCACCTACACCGACCAGTGGACGATCCGCACCGACGGCAGCCGCCGGGCGGTGGCGGACGCCCTCACCGACATCCGGCAGACCATGACCAAGGCCGGCTACCTGCGCTCGGACTACGAACTGGTGCTCATGTCCTACCCGAGCCCGGCCAGCCCGGACGTGGAGGACAACCCGAACTTCCCCGGCTGGTACTCCGGCGGCTGCCTGCTCTACCTGGCCGACGCCGCGTTCGCCCGGAACAAGGCGGTGCCGATGTTCGAGACGGCGCTGCGGGCGGCGGCCACCCAGACCGGCACCCGCTATCTGGACGCCAGCCGACTCTTCCAAGGCCACGAGGTGTGCACCGACAACACCTCGGTCCGCGGCCTCAACATCGAGATCGGGATCTGGAACGAGAACGCCGCCCGGCAGTCGTTCCACCCCAACGCGCGCGGGCACGGCATGTTCGCCCAGTGCATCACCCAGTTCTGGAACTCCGGGCAGAACCAGGCCACCTGCGTCGACCCGGCCAGCACCGGCAGCGGGGTGCTCTACTCGGGCCTGATGCAGTTCAAGCAGTTGCGCAACCTGGCCACCAACACCTGTGTCGACGGCAAGGGCTACGACTCACGCAACGGCACCAACCAGCAGTCGTACGGCTGCCACGGCGGGCGCAACCAGGGATTCTGGTACGACTCGACCAGGCGGTCGCTGCACTCGGAGCTCTCCCACGACCGCTGCCTCGACGTCGCCGGCGGCTCGATGACCTCCGGCACGGCGGTCAACATCTACGACTGCAACGGCACCCCCGCACAGCAGTTCACCTTCGTCGGTAACCAGATCAAGCCGGCCAGCGCCAGCGCCCTCTGCGTGGCGTTCGACAACCCGTCGTCGGGCACTCCCCGGCTGCGGTTGGCCACCTGCTCCACCAGCACCCGGCAGCAGTTCTCGTTCGAGGCCCGCACCGCCTCCAACCCGGTCGGCTACGGGCACGACGACTTCATCGGCTCCCGCGTCTACTGA